The following nucleotide sequence is from Gymnodinialimonas phycosphaerae.
ACGTCTATATCAACGGGGTGAAGCTGGGGCGGTTCTATGGGCCTTGGGTGCACCTCGATGGCTTGCCCGACGGCGATGTGATCGTGGAAGTCACGCTCAACGCCAACGATCACCGGGAATTGGCGGTCGGCGATGTACCCCTGCGCGCGAGTGTTACGATCCAGAATTAAGCGCGGGCACACGGCCCCTGAGGCAGTGCCGCAGGCGGCCGCACCCGGTAGCGTCTTCGATCCAGCCGTCCGCGCTGCCGAGGTAAAGCGCGACAGTGGCCACGATGTCCGCCCGGTCCGCAATAGGATCAACACCCGCAAAGAAATACGTCGCGCGACCGCTTGCCTGTAGCGCAAGGCTGACCGGATCAGCGCAGGCATTCATGCAGGGTTGGGCGTGAACATCCGCGTGCAGGCCCGCCGCGTCCAAGGCCGCTTGCAAGCCAGTGCGGGCCGCTGCGAAAGCACTTGGATCGCAGGTTTCGCACAGATACAGCGCCACCCGCGCGGTCATGTCAGGCCCTTGGGGCGCAATAGATATGTGTCCATGATCCAGCCATGATCCGCCCGTGCCTGGGCGCGTGCTGCCACGATCCTCGGGCCCGTCAGATCGAGGGGGCCGTGGTCGAGGATCTGCTCTGCCATCCCCAGGTAGGCCCCCCACCAGATGATCAGGTCATCCCGGTCGAGAGCCTGAAAACTGCATTGCCCGTCCAGCATGACGGCGACGGTTTCTGCCCCTTCGGGCCAGCCGTGATCGCGCAATCGCCGACCCGTCGTGACCGTCACGGCCCCCGCGAGCGTATTGAACGGGATCGCGTGGGCCGCCGTCAGCGCATTCAGCGCGGTGATGCCGGGCAAGACGCGGAGGGTTGGCGTTGGGTCTAGGCGCGAGGCAATGCGCAACGTGCTGTCATAGAGCGACGGGTCCCCCCAAACGAGCAATGCTACGGGGCCATCGGGCTTGGCCTTGGCAATCGCGTCCTGCCAGCGGCACGCGATCTCGTCATGCCAGGCGCGCACGCGGTCCTTATAGGGCAACGATGGGTCACGGGTGGGGTAGTCGAATTCCTGCACGGGCGCGGTTGCACCGGCGTCCGCGATGATCCGGTGGCGCAAGACCGCAAGGTCCGATTTGTCGGGCCCCTTTTGCGGCACCAGGATCAGCGCCGCCTCGCGCAACGCGCGCTGCGCCTCCAGCGTCACATGCTCGGGGTTGCCCGTGCCGATACCGATCAGCCAAAGATCAATCCGCATCGGCAAGTGGCCCGTACAGGATCAACGCGGGCGCAGAGCCGATCTCGGTGCTGAGATGGGTGATCAGGTCTTGCAGGGTCATCCGGTGCAAGGCCTGCTCCGGCGTGCTGACGGCCTCGGCCAGAAGCGCGGGCGTGTCAGCGGGCAGACCGCGGTCGATCAGGGCCGCCGCCAGCTTCGGGAAAGTCCGCTTGCCCATGAAAATGACCGTACTGGCCGTGGGATCGGCCAGCGCGTTCAGGTCGATGTCGTCGGGTAGTTCGCCAGATGCATCGTGGCCGGTGACGAATTGCACCCGCCGTGCTGTCAGGCGCCGGGTCAGCGGGATGCCGGCAGCGGCGGCGGCGGCGATGGCCGAGGGGACACCGGGGATGATCTCGTAGGGGATGCCCGCCTCGCGCAGGGCGATAAGTTCTTCCTCCAACCGGCCAAAAAGGCCGCTATCCCCAGATTTCAACCGCACGATCCGCTGGCCCGTTTTAGCGTAGTCCACCAACAGACGGCTCACGTGGTTTTGTTTCGGAGACGGACGTCCAGCCCGCTTGCCCACCCCCACAAGGTCCGCGCCACGGCGCGCGTGGGACAGGATCGGACCAGAGGAGAGATCATCGAACAGCACTGCATCGGCGCGTTCCAAGCGGTCCACGGCCTTCAGGGTCAGCAGTTCCGGGTCACCGGGACCCGAGCCTACGAAGGAGACGAAGCCTGTCATGGCGCCTCCTCGGTGATCATGTGGAAGAAGGTTCCCGTGACATTGCCGCGTTTGGACCCGGTTTGGGCAACCGCGTTTCCATCAGCGTCGAAAACCTCGGCCAAGGGCGTATCAGGCTGTTGAAGGATGCTGGAATAGTGAAACTCATGCCCCCTCAACGCCGTCCCGGCTCCAAAACCCGGTATGTTTTCTGAAAGCACGGCCCGGCGGTAACCAAGGTTGAACTTGCGTTTCGCGTAGGACGTCTCCAGCCCCAAAAGCCCCGCCATCTGGTGGCGAACCCCATCCTTGTCGATCAGCCCGGCACCCAGGGCCATGTAGCCGCCGCACTCTGCGTGGATGGGTTTGGTCTGGGCGTGCGCGTGCAACCCGGCACGAAAATTGTCGGCAGCGGCCAATTGGCCCGCGTGCAGTTCCGGGTAGCCACCGGGCAGCCAGACGACGTCGGCCTGCGGGTCCGGGCGTTCATCGGCGAGCGGAGAGAAGGCGAGGATCTCGGCACCGGCTTCGCGCCACCCTTTGAGCAAATGCGGATAGGTGAAGGAGAACGCTGCGTCACGCGCCAGCGCAATACGCTGCGCCGGTGGTCTTGGCAGGGCTCCAGAGCTGCGACCGGGAAGAGATAGGGCCGCTGCCCGGATCGCGGCAAGGTCCACGTTTTCGCGCAGGAAAGCGGCGTAGCCTACGATGGCAGCTTCCAGATCGGGGTGCTCGATGGCTTGGATCAGTCCCAGATGCCTCTCAGGCAATGCCAGATCGCCGCGGCGGGGCAGCACGCCCAGAACCTTCAGCCCCGCATGATCCATGCCGCGGCGGATCAACCGCTCGTGACGCGGCGAGGCCACACGGTTCAGGATCACACCGGCAATGGGCAGATCTGGCATATAGGCCTGGAACCCCAGCGCCGTGGCCGCCGCCGATTGCGCCTGCCCGCCTGCGTCGATGACCAGAACGACCGGCCAGCCCATGCGCTGCGCCGTCTCGGCGGAGGACCCGAACCCCGCCTGCCCCCGCGTGGCGACCCCGTCGTAAAGGCCCATGGACCCTTCGGCCACACAGATATCCGCGCCTTGGGCCTGGCTCCCGATGGCGGACAAAAGCGCCTCGTCCATGGCCCAGGTATCGATATTGAACGACGGCCGCCCCGAGGCCGCATGGTGAAAGGCGGGGTCGATGTAGTCGGGGCCGGATTTGAACGGCTGCACGGTCATTCCGTCATCGCGGAGCGCGCGCAAAAGCCCCAGCATGACGGTGGTTTTGCCGGTTCCCGACGACGGGGCCGAGACCAGAAGACCGGGCGGAAGCGTCATTTCAGTCATCTCCATGTTGCCATTCCGACCAAGGGCTGTCGGCGGTCTGTGGCCGGTAGCGACGGTCATAATCCGCTGCATAAAGGCGGCTTTCCGTGAAGTCACTGGCCCCGATCGCTGGCCCTACAAGGATCAGCGCGGTGCGCGCGATGCTGGGGTCCATGCCATCTTCCAGCACGCCAAGGCGGGTGCGGATGATCTTCTCGTCCGGCCAGGAAGCGCGGTAAACCACCGCCACAGGGCACTCGGCGCCATAGTGCGGCACCAAGTCGGCGACGACCTGTGCAAGGTTCCCGATGGAGAGATGCAGCGCCAGGGTGGCGCCGGTTTTGCCAAAGTTCTCAAGGCTTTCACCCTCCGGCATGGAGGACGCGCGCCCCGGCGTGCGGGTCAGGATCAGCGACTGACCAACGCCCGGCAGCGTCAGCTCTTGCCCCAGACTGGCGGCGGCGGCGGCAAAGGACGGCACCCCTGGCGTGACCGTGTAGGGGATGCCGAGGGCGTCGAGGCGGCGGATCTGTTCGCCCATCGCAGACCACACCGACAGATCACCCGAATGCAGCCGCGCCACATCCTTGCCCGCATCGTGCGCCACGGCGATGGAGCCGATGATATCGTCCAGGGCCATCGGCGCGGTGTTGATGATCTGCGCGCCCTCAGGGCAGTGATCGAGGATCGCCTCGGGCACCAAGGAGCCCGCGTAAAGGCACACGGGACAGGACGCGATCAGGTCGCGCCCGCGCAGGGTCAGAAGGTCCGGCGCGCCGGGGCCTGCGCCGATGAAATGTACTGTCATATGGGGTCTCCTTGGGCGAGGGCACAGGTTGCCATTCGGTCGGCGGACACGACGCGCGCGGCCAAAAGCTGCGCGCCCGGGCCCGCAGCGGCCAACGCCGCAGCCTCGGCGACCGACCCGGTTTGGCGCGCGGAACGGGAAGCCTGTGACTGGGTAAGCGTGGTCTGCGCGATAAGCGTGTCCTCGGGCAAGCCAATGACGCGCAGGCCAAGGTCATGGGCCAGCGCCACGAGGGCCTCTGCCCCGGCCTTGTCGTGGGCCGTTGCAAAGACGCCCACACTGACGGTGTCTGCGGTATCGCCCGCCCGCGCGAAGGCGTCGCGCAGGCTGTCCACCGTGGCCGAGGCCCGAAATCCGAAGCCCGCCGCGATCATAGCGTCACGCTCCATTGCACGACCGGATAGGCCGACGACCAGCCCCGCTTGGGGCCAAGGGGCGTGGCATGGGCGATCTCGACCCGCATGAGCGTGCCCCCGTGGGTGGCATGGAATTGGGTCAAAAGCGCCTCGGCCTCCAGGGTGACTGCATTGGCGACGATGCGTACGCCTGCGGGCAATCTGGTGATGCGGGCGAGCATCGCGGGGCCGAGCCCCCCGCCGATGAAGACCGCTTCAGGCACCGCAAGGGGATCAAGCGCGTCGGGGGCGCTGCCCTCTACGACGCTGACGCGGTCCTGCACCCCGAAAGCCTCGGCGTTCGTGCGGATCAGGGCGGCGCGGTCTGCGCGCACCTCGATCACGCTGGCCGTGCAGGTATCGTGGGACAGCGCCCATTCCACTGCGATGGAGCCAGAGCCGCCGCCGATGTCCCACAGATGCTCCCCGGGTCGCGGAGCCAGCGCAGACAGGGTCAGCGCCCGCATCGGGCGTTTGGTCATCACGCCGTCGGTCTTGAACATCTCATCGGGCAGGCCCGAGGCGCAGGGCACCACGGGACCTGCGCCCGCCACCTCCAACGCCACACAGACGGGGTGAGAGAAGCTGCCCGTGAGGGCCTCGGCGACAGACAAGTGGCTGATCCTCTCGCGCGGACCGCCAAGGGCTTCGCACACCGTCATGGCGCTGGCGTCAAATCCCTGTTCCGACAGGTAGCCCGCCAAATCCGTTACCGCCGCGCCGTCGCGCAGCAGCACGATGGCCCGCCCCCCCGGCGCCAGGTGTCGGCGCAATCGTTGCAGCGGCGCCGCGTGCAGCCCAAGGCAAAGTGTATCCTCCAACGGCCACCCCATCTGCGCCGCCGCGAGGGCGAAGGTCGAGGACGCCGGGATCGCACGCCATTCATCCCGCGCGAACGCCTTGGAAATCGCCCGCCCTGCCCCGAACCAGAACGGATCGCCCGAGACCAAAACAACGACCCCGCGCCCCTGGAAGCCACGCAGGATCTCGATCCCGTCGGCGAACGGCACCGGCCAGGGGATTTGCTCGGCTTCGGTGTCCCCCAGAAGCGCCAGATGACGTGGCGGTCCCATGATGATTTCCGCCGCACCAAGGGCATCGCGGCTTGCGGGCGATAGCCCCTCCGGTCCATCTTCGCCAAGCCCGACAATCGTGATCCACGGAGCCTCAGCCATGACACCCAACCTCCTGATCCTTGGCGGCACGACCGAGGCGACGGCCTTGGCCCGCGCGGTGGCGGAGGCCGGTATCGCAGGCACGGTGTCCTTCGCGGGCCGGGTCGCGCGGCCCGTGCGCCAGCCCCTGCCACAACGCGTCGGTGGCTTTGGCGGCGTGGCGGGGTTGAAAGACTATCTCACGACGGAACGCATCACGCATGTGGTCGATGCCACGCATCCTTTTGCGGCCCAGATGAGCCGCAATGCCATCGCCGCCTGTGCCCAAGCGGAGGTGCCCTTGCTGGCCCTGACGCGGCCGCCATGGGTGGCGCAGGAGGGCGACACCTGGACCCACGTGCCCAACATCGCGGGCGCGGTCGCGGCGCTGGACCGCCCAGCTTGCCGCGTCATGTTGGCCGTGGGGCGCATGCACTTGGCCGAGTTCGCGCCCAACCCGCAGCACTTCTACCTGCTGCGTCTGGTAGATCCGCCCAAATCGGCGCTGCCCCTGCCGCAGACCGAGGTGCTGATCTCGCGCGGGCCATTCACCCAAGCCGATGATGAGGCGCTGATTCTCGCCCATGGGATCGAGCTTGTCGTGTCGAAAAACGCAGGCGGCACAGGGGCCTACGCCAAGATCGCCGCCGCGCGGAGCCTTGGCCTGCCGGTCATCATGATTGATCGACCCGCCATTCCGGACCGACCCCAGGTCGCCGCTCCGGCGGAAGTATTGGACTGGCTGCGTCATGCCTCCACCGACCTTGGCGTATAGACAATCGGGGCACCTTCGCGCGCGATGACACGCGTCAGGGACGAGCCGACGATGACCATCGTGCGCATGTCCGCCATTTCGGGCGTGGCCTCGGCCAGGGCCGTGACCCGCACGGCTTGTTCGGACGTCGAGACGGCGCGGGCGAAAATGATCACCCGCTCGGGCGCGCAGCATTCTCGCAGGATCGCAAGCGCCTTTGCGAACCCCTCGGGTCGCGATTTGGAGCGCGGGTTGTAGAAGGCCATGGCGAAATCGGCCGCCGCCGCGAGACGCAGGCGTTTTTCGATCAAGGCCCAGGGCTTGAGGTTGTCCGACAGGTTGATGCAGCAAAAATCATGTCCCAGGGGCGCGCCTGCGGCCGCCGATGCGGCGAGCATCGCGGTGATGCCCGGCAGAACACGAATGTCCAGATCGCGCCATGGGGGCGGCCCAGCCTCGACCGCTTCGAACACGGCGGAGGCCATGGCAAAGACACCGGGATCGCCAGAGCTGACGACAACCACGCGGCGGCCTTCCGAGGCCATCTCCAGCGCGTGGGCCGCGCGCTCCAGCTCGACCCGGTTGTCGCTTTCATGCAGTGTCAGGCCCGCGCGCGGGGATATGCGACGCACATATGGAATGTAGCCGACCACGTCCGTGGCCGCGTCAATGGCCGCCGTCGCTTCGGGCGTGATCATCGCCTCGGCCCCCGGCCCGAGACCCGCAATGACGACCCAACCGCTCATGGGCGTCGCCCCTGCCCATGGACAAGGATGATCGAGAAATAGGGCAGCGTTTCGCGGTCGAACTCAGAAAGGGGTCGCACGCTCTGCCCCTCCATGCTGGCGTATTCGACCAGCACCGCGCGGTCCAGCTTTCCCGCCGCCTCCAAGGCCCGGCGCACCTTCGGCAAGTTGCGCCCGATCTTCATCACCACCAGCGCATCCGCACGGGTCATGGCGTCAATCAGCGTGGGCTCGTCCAGGGTGCCCATGACCGTCGACAGGATGTCGTCGCCCCATGTAATCGGTGCGCCCGAGGCGGTCCACGCCGCCGACATGCCGGTGATTGCGGGCACGACCTGCACGTCGCAATCGCCCTTGAGCCGGGTGAACAGGTGCATGAAAGAGCCGTAGAAGAACGGATCGCCTTCACACAGAACGACCACGTCCTCGCCCGAGGTCGACAGGGCGCGCAGGTGGTCGGTGCACGCCTCGTAGAACGCCGACAGCACTTCGTTGTAGCGCGGGTCGCTGAGTGGGATTTCGGTCGTTACGGGATATTCCATTGCAAATTCAACGGCATCCGCACGCAGCATCCCTTCGACAATGGTGCGCGCACGGCCGCTGCGGCCAAGCTTGCGAAAGAACGCGATGTGTTTGCAACCGCGCACCAGGCGGTCGGCCCGGACGCTCATCAAATCCGGATCACCGGGGCCGAGGCCGACGCCGTAAATCCTGCCGCTCATTCCGCGCGGCTCGCGATGGCGTTGATCGCGGCGACCGTGATGGCGGAGCCGCCGAGGCGTCCTTCCACGATTAGCGAGGGCACGGGCGCGGCGTCCCACAGCGCTTCCTTGCTTTCGCGCGCACCCACGAAGCCCACGGGGCAGCCGATGATCGCGGCGGGACGGGGACAATCGGGATCTTCAAGCATTTCCAGAAGATGAAACAGAGCGGTCGGCGCGTTCCCGATGGCCACGACAGCACCATCCAGACGGTCGCGCCACAGCTCCAGCGCCGCAGCCGACCGGGTTGTGCCCAACTCCACCGCCATTTCGGGAACGCGGGCGTCGCGGAGCGTACAAATCACGGCGTTCTCTGCTGGCAAGCGTTTGCGGGTCACGCCCTCGCTTACCATGTAGGCGTCGCAAAAGATCGGCGCGCCCTTGTCCAACGCGGTACGCGCCGCCGACACCATACCGGGGGCGATCTTGACGCTATCCTCTAACCCCACAAGGCCCGCCGCGTGGATCATGCGCACCACGACCTGCTCATCATCGACCGTAAAGCGCGCCAGGTTGGCCTCTGCCCGGATCGTTGCGAAGCTCTCGTCATAGATCGCGGCACCGTTTTTTTCGTATTCGTAAGGCATGCTGTGGTCTGTCTATCCTTGCGGGGTCGGTTTCAGGATCACGTCAGGCGTGAGATCGCGCGCTATGGGCGCATCCCACGGCGCGCCGCAACTGACAAGGTCGAACCCCGATGGCGTGGCCACGTAGGTACGATCTGCCGCGCGGGGATGGGCGCACCCCTTGGTGCACCCACTGACATGGAGCGTTTCACCCGGCGCGAGGGTACGCGCCAGCGCCCGCGCGAGCGGTCGCGTGGGGCCAAGCGCCTGGGGGCAGCCGGGCGCGC
It contains:
- a CDS encoding cobyrinate a,c-diamide synthase codes for the protein MTEMTLPPGLLVSAPSSGTGKTTVMLGLLRALRDDGMTVQPFKSGPDYIDPAFHHAASGRPSFNIDTWAMDEALLSAIGSQAQGADICVAEGSMGLYDGVATRGQAGFGSSAETAQRMGWPVVLVIDAGGQAQSAAATALGFQAYMPDLPIAGVILNRVASPRHERLIRRGMDHAGLKVLGVLPRRGDLALPERHLGLIQAIEHPDLEAAIVGYAAFLRENVDLAAIRAAALSLPGRSSGALPRPPAQRIALARDAAFSFTYPHLLKGWREAGAEILAFSPLADERPDPQADVVWLPGGYPELHAGQLAAADNFRAGLHAHAQTKPIHAECGGYMALGAGLIDKDGVRHQMAGLLGLETSYAKRKFNLGYRRAVLSENIPGFGAGTALRGHEFHYSSILQQPDTPLAEVFDADGNAVAQTGSKRGNVTGTFFHMITEEAP
- the cobA gene encoding uroporphyrinogen-III C-methyltransferase encodes the protein MTGFVSFVGSGPGDPELLTLKAVDRLERADAVLFDDLSSGPILSHARRGADLVGVGKRAGRPSPKQNHVSRLLVDYAKTGQRIVRLKSGDSGLFGRLEEELIALREAGIPYEIIPGVPSAIAAAAAAGIPLTRRLTARRVQFVTGHDASGELPDDIDLNALADPTASTVIFMGKRTFPKLAAALIDRGLPADTPALLAEAVSTPEQALHRMTLQDLITHLSTEIGSAPALILYGPLADAD
- a CDS encoding precorrin-8X methylmutase, with protein sequence MPYEYEKNGAAIYDESFATIRAEANLARFTVDDEQVVVRMIHAAGLVGLEDSVKIAPGMVSAARTALDKGAPIFCDAYMVSEGVTRKRLPAENAVICTLRDARVPEMAVELGTTRSAAALELWRDRLDGAVVAIGNAPTALFHLLEMLEDPDCPRPAAIIGCPVGFVGARESKEALWDAAPVPSLIVEGRLGGSAITVAAINAIASRAE
- a CDS encoding cobalamin biosynthesis protein, whose protein sequence is MERDAMIAAGFGFRASATVDSLRDAFARAGDTADTVSVGVFATAHDKAGAEALVALAHDLGLRVIGLPEDTLIAQTTLTQSQASRSARQTGSVAEAAALAAAGPGAQLLAARVVSADRMATCALAQGDPI
- a CDS encoding cobalt-precorrin-6A reductase, with translation MTPNLLILGGTTEATALARAVAEAGIAGTVSFAGRVARPVRQPLPQRVGGFGGVAGLKDYLTTERITHVVDATHPFAAQMSRNAIAACAQAEVPLLALTRPPWVAQEGDTWTHVPNIAGAVAALDRPACRVMLAVGRMHLAEFAPNPQHFYLLRLVDPPKSALPLPQTEVLISRGPFTQADDEALILAHGIELVVSKNAGGTGAYAKIAAARSLGLPVIMIDRPAIPDRPQVAAPAEVLDWLRHASTDLGV
- the cobM gene encoding precorrin-4 C(11)-methyltransferase, with product MTVHFIGAGPGAPDLLTLRGRDLIASCPVCLYAGSLVPEAILDHCPEGAQIINTAPMALDDIIGSIAVAHDAGKDVARLHSGDLSVWSAMGEQIRRLDALGIPYTVTPGVPSFAAAAASLGQELTLPGVGQSLILTRTPGRASSMPEGESLENFGKTGATLALHLSIGNLAQVVADLVPHYGAECPVAVVYRASWPDEKIIRTRLGVLEDGMDPSIARTALILVGPAIGASDFTESRLYAADYDRRYRPQTADSPWSEWQHGDD
- the cobF gene encoding precorrin-6A synthase (deacetylating); the encoded protein is MRIDLWLIGIGTGNPEHVTLEAQRALREAALILVPQKGPDKSDLAVLRHRIIADAGATAPVQEFDYPTRDPSLPYKDRVRAWHDEIACRWQDAIAKAKPDGPVALLVWGDPSLYDSTLRIASRLDPTPTLRVLPGITALNALTAAHAIPFNTLAGAVTVTTGRRLRDHGWPEGAETVAVMLDGQCSFQALDRDDLIIWWGAYLGMAEQILDHGPLDLTGPRIVAARAQARADHGWIMDTYLLRPKGLT
- a CDS encoding DUF1636 domain-containing protein; the protein is MTARVALYLCETCDPSAFAAARTGLQAALDAAGLHADVHAQPCMNACADPVSLALQASGRATYFFAGVDPIADRADIVATVALYLGSADGWIEDATGCGRLRHCLRGRVPALNSGS
- the cobI gene encoding precorrin-2 C(20)-methyltransferase; the protein is MSGRIYGVGLGPGDPDLMSVRADRLVRGCKHIAFFRKLGRSGRARTIVEGMLRADAVEFAMEYPVTTEIPLSDPRYNEVLSAFYEACTDHLRALSTSGEDVVVLCEGDPFFYGSFMHLFTRLKGDCDVQVVPAITGMSAAWTASGAPITWGDDILSTVMGTLDEPTLIDAMTRADALVVMKIGRNLPKVRRALEAAGKLDRAVLVEYASMEGQSVRPLSEFDRETLPYFSIILVHGQGRRP
- the cobJ gene encoding precorrin-3B C(17)-methyltransferase; its protein translation is MSGWVVIAGLGPGAEAMITPEATAAIDAATDVVGYIPYVRRISPRAGLTLHESDNRVELERAAHALEMASEGRRVVVVSSGDPGVFAMASAVFEAVEAGPPPWRDLDIRVLPGITAMLAASAAAGAPLGHDFCCINLSDNLKPWALIEKRLRLAAAADFAMAFYNPRSKSRPEGFAKALAILRECCAPERVIIFARAVSTSEQAVRVTALAEATPEMADMRTMVIVGSSLTRVIAREGAPIVYTPRSVEA
- the cbiE gene encoding precorrin-6y C5,15-methyltransferase (decarboxylating) subunit CbiE; protein product: MAEAPWITIVGLGEDGPEGLSPASRDALGAAEIIMGPPRHLALLGDTEAEQIPWPVPFADGIEILRGFQGRGVVVLVSGDPFWFGAGRAISKAFARDEWRAIPASSTFALAAAQMGWPLEDTLCLGLHAAPLQRLRRHLAPGGRAIVLLRDGAAVTDLAGYLSEQGFDASAMTVCEALGGPRERISHLSVAEALTGSFSHPVCVALEVAGAGPVVPCASGLPDEMFKTDGVMTKRPMRALTLSALAPRPGEHLWDIGGGSGSIAVEWALSHDTCTASVIEVRADRAALIRTNAEAFGVQDRVSVVEGSAPDALDPLAVPEAVFIGGGLGPAMLARITRLPAGVRIVANAVTLEAEALLTQFHATHGGTLMRVEIAHATPLGPKRGWSSAYPVVQWSVTL